One genomic region from Proteus vulgaris encodes:
- the nadK gene encoding NAD(+) kinase: MPDNTVTEEKHFKCIGIVGHPRHPEAISTHEMLYHWLLAQGYDVIIDTQVAQELKLENAQTGDLTQVGKVADLVIVVGGDGNMLGAARVLSRYNIKVIGVNRGNLGFLTDLDPDNALQQLTNVLAGHYREEKRFLLEARVCAEGQRTRIGTAINEVVLHPGKVAHMIEFEVYIDDRFAFSQRSDGLIIATPTGSTAYSLSAGGPILTPNLDAIALVPMFPHTLSARPLVISSDSQIRLKFSQTNIDYEVSCDSQLVLPIKEGDEVIIKRSRQKLNLVHPTDYNYFNTLSSKLGWSKKMF, from the coding sequence ATGCCAGATAATACCGTAACGGAAGAAAAACACTTTAAATGCATTGGCATTGTTGGTCATCCACGCCATCCTGAAGCAATTTCAACTCATGAAATGCTCTATCATTGGCTATTGGCTCAAGGCTATGACGTTATTATTGACACACAGGTTGCTCAAGAACTAAAACTAGAAAATGCACAAACAGGTGATTTAACACAAGTTGGCAAAGTCGCCGATCTTGTTATTGTTGTTGGTGGTGATGGCAATATGCTTGGCGCTGCGCGCGTTTTATCTCGTTATAATATCAAAGTGATTGGTGTTAACCGGGGAAATTTAGGCTTTCTTACTGATCTTGATCCTGATAATGCCTTACAGCAATTAACCAATGTATTAGCAGGACACTATCGTGAAGAAAAACGGTTCTTACTTGAAGCTCGGGTCTGCGCTGAAGGTCAAAGAACACGCATTGGTACAGCAATCAATGAAGTCGTTCTTCATCCCGGTAAAGTCGCTCATATGATTGAGTTTGAAGTTTACATTGATGATCGCTTTGCTTTCTCTCAACGTTCTGATGGCTTAATTATCGCAACACCAACGGGATCAACCGCCTACTCACTTTCTGCGGGTGGCCCTATTTTAACGCCAAACCTTGATGCTATTGCGCTTGTGCCTATGTTCCCACATACCTTATCAGCGCGTCCTTTAGTTATCAGCAGTGATAGCCAAATCCGCTTAAAATTCTCACAAACAAATATCGATTACGAAGTCAGCTGCGATAGCCAATTAGTGTTACCGATTAAAGAAGGTGATGAAGTTATTATTAAGAGAAGTCGTCAAAAACTCAATTTAGTTCACCCAACTGATTACAACTATTTTAATACACTCAGCTCAAAATTAGGTTGGTCGAAAAAAATGTTCTAA
- the recN gene encoding DNA repair protein RecN — MLTQLTISHFAIVRELEIDFSGGMTTITGETGAGKSIAIDALGLCLGNRGDANMVRPGATRADLCARFSLSDTPSAQRWLEEHHLDDHNECLLRRTISTDGRSRGFINGTSVPLSQLRELGSLLIQIHGQHAHQQLLEPRYQKQLLDIYAHEPALLKNMKSAYQTWHQSCQTLAAFQQLSLEREARQQLVDYHLKELNEFQPVQGEYPELDQEYKRLSNCGQFLTLSQNSLQILSDNEEQNILSMLNVAKHEITELTSMESQFNSLLEMLEEATIQISEVSDELRHYSDRLEMDPNRLFEVEKRMSKYISLSRKHRVAPEELYDLHQQLIEEKNALLRQNDDCDALIEQVKADHLIALDVAKQLHQVRQQYASELSQLITNSMHQLSMPHGYFTVDTHFDDSSLQIDGATKVEFNVTTNPGQPHQALSKVASGGELSRIALAIQVITAKKMDTPALIFDEVDVGISGPTAAIVGKLLRELGESTQVMCVTHLPQVAGCGHQHYFVNKETNGEETETTMKLLSKKERLQELARLLAGSEVTKNTLANAKDLLAA, encoded by the coding sequence ATGCTGACTCAATTAACCATTAGTCATTTTGCCATAGTCCGTGAACTTGAAATCGATTTTTCTGGTGGCATGACCACCATTACAGGCGAAACTGGCGCAGGTAAGTCTATTGCAATTGATGCTCTAGGTTTATGCTTAGGTAACCGTGGTGATGCCAATATGGTGCGCCCAGGTGCAACTAGAGCCGATTTATGTGCACGATTCTCACTCTCTGATACGCCATCAGCACAACGCTGGCTTGAAGAACATCATCTTGATGATCATAACGAATGCCTATTAAGAAGAACTATCTCTACTGATGGGCGTTCTCGTGGTTTTATCAACGGCACTTCCGTACCTCTTTCACAATTAAGAGAGCTTGGTTCATTACTTATTCAAATTCATGGGCAACATGCTCACCAGCAACTGTTAGAACCTCGCTATCAAAAACAACTGCTTGATATCTATGCCCATGAGCCTGCTTTATTAAAAAACATGAAGTCGGCTTATCAAACATGGCATCAAAGTTGCCAAACTTTAGCTGCTTTTCAACAACTCTCTTTAGAACGGGAAGCAAGGCAGCAACTGGTTGATTACCACTTAAAAGAGCTCAATGAATTTCAACCAGTACAAGGTGAGTACCCAGAATTAGATCAAGAATATAAACGTCTTTCTAACTGCGGCCAGTTTTTAACGCTAAGCCAAAATAGTTTACAAATTTTAAGTGACAACGAAGAGCAAAATATTTTAAGTATGCTCAATGTGGCTAAACATGAAATTACTGAACTAACCTCAATGGAAAGTCAGTTCAATTCATTATTAGAGATGCTAGAAGAAGCCACTATCCAAATTAGTGAAGTGAGTGATGAGCTTCGTCACTATAGTGATCGCTTAGAGATGGACCCTAATCGCTTATTTGAAGTAGAAAAACGCATGTCTAAGTATATTAGTTTGTCACGTAAACATCGCGTCGCGCCTGAAGAACTCTATGATCTTCATCAGCAATTAATTGAAGAGAAGAATGCCCTACTTCGTCAAAATGATGATTGTGATGCTTTAATAGAACAAGTCAAAGCTGACCACTTAATTGCATTAGATGTCGCAAAACAATTACACCAAGTTCGCCAACAATATGCGAGTGAATTAAGTCAACTTATCACTAACAGTATGCATCAGTTATCTATGCCTCATGGTTATTTTACTGTTGATACCCATTTTGATGACAGCTCACTGCAAATCGATGGCGCCACAAAAGTTGAATTTAATGTCACCACAAATCCGGGGCAACCTCATCAAGCACTTTCTAAAGTAGCTTCAGGCGGTGAGTTATCACGTATTGCACTCGCAATCCAAGTGATCACAGCCAAAAAAATGGATACTCCAGCACTTATTTTTGATGAAGTTGATGTGGGTATCAGCGGTCCAACGGCAGCTATTGTGGGTAAATTACTACGTGAGTTAGGCGAGTCTACTCAAGTTATGTGTGTCACTCATTTGCCTCAAGTTGCAGGTTGTGGTCACCAACACTATTTCGTCAATAAAGAGACAAATGGTGAAGAAACAGAAACAACCATGAAACTGTTATCGAAAAAAGAACGCCTACAAGAGCTCGCTCGTTTATTAGCAGGTAGTGAAGTCACCAAAAATACCTTAGCAAATGCAAAAGATTTGTTGGCTGCATAA
- the bamE gene encoding outer membrane protein assembly factor BamE, which produces MRFKLLKVAALSLVVMTSGCSMFERLVYHPDINQGNYLTPAEVAKVQQGMTQQQVQFALGTPMLKDPFGSQTWYYVFREEPGHQEVRQETLTLTFDSNGILTKIDKQGNMPNFSAPATKS; this is translated from the coding sequence ATGCGTTTTAAACTGTTAAAAGTTGCCGCCTTATCTTTAGTCGTAATGACTTCAGGTTGCTCTATGTTCGAGAGACTGGTTTATCACCCAGATATCAATCAGGGAAATTATTTAACGCCAGCCGAAGTCGCAAAAGTTCAGCAAGGAATGACACAGCAGCAAGTTCAATTTGCCCTTGGTACGCCAATGCTTAAAGATCCTTTCGGAAGCCAAACTTGGTATTATGTTTTCCGCGAAGAGCCTGGTCATCAAGAAGTACGTCAAGAGACTCTTACTCTGACTTTTGATAGCAATGGCATACTGACTAAGATTGATAAGCAAGGCAATATGCCTAACTTCTCAGCACCAGCGACAAAATCGTAA
- a CDS encoding IclR family transcriptional regulator encodes MEKKINRSVARALDMLELVAKSPDELTISEISRQLDIPKSTAFDIITTLLDKGYLDLANERVKSLKLGLKLFQTGSVYLDQTPLHKAARSVLETLSEKAKETSFLAIENDGLLVYLDKVESPESVRTSAGIGSNNPMYCTGLGKALLATMPDESIKNIITRMGGLKPITPYTITDEKQFFKIIMESRQRGYVIDDREHNMDVFCVAAPIYNAYGKAQAAISIASLFTKIKDNPERITFLGELISAAALDLSCHIGYRGKKLYSEF; translated from the coding sequence GTGGAAAAAAAGATTAATCGTTCTGTTGCTCGAGCGTTAGATATGCTCGAGTTAGTGGCAAAGAGCCCTGATGAGCTCACCATATCGGAAATTAGCCGACAATTAGACATTCCTAAAAGTACCGCATTCGATATCATTACGACACTATTAGATAAAGGTTATTTAGATCTTGCTAACGAAAGAGTCAAGTCACTTAAATTAGGGCTCAAATTATTTCAAACGGGTTCTGTGTATTTAGATCAGACTCCATTGCATAAAGCAGCGCGTTCGGTTTTAGAAACTTTATCTGAGAAAGCAAAAGAGACCTCATTTTTAGCTATAGAAAATGATGGGTTACTTGTTTATTTAGATAAAGTTGAAAGCCCAGAATCTGTACGCACTTCAGCAGGTATTGGTTCTAATAATCCGATGTATTGTACAGGATTAGGAAAAGCCTTATTAGCGACAATGCCAGATGAAAGTATAAAAAATATTATTACGCGTATGGGGGGATTAAAACCAATTACACCTTATACCATTACTGATGAGAAACAATTCTTTAAAATTATTATGGAATCTCGTCAACGAGGTTATGTTATTGATGATCGTGAACATAACATGGATGTATTTTGCGTGGCTGCACCAATTTATAATGCTTATGGTAAAGCGCAAGCCGCAATTAGCATTGCTAGTCTGTTTACAAAAATAAAAGATAATCCAGAGAGGATCACTTTTTTGGGAGAATTAATTTCTGCAGCAGCCCTTGATTTATCTTGCCATATTGGGTATCGAGGTAAAAAACTTTATAGTGAATTCTAG
- a CDS encoding 2-dehydro-3-deoxygalactonokinase, with amino-acid sequence MYVVTIDTGTTNTRICIWKNDAVLAKSSRPIGVRNTAITGNTHTLISAIKEAIEEALEQAKISSDEQITYLASGMITSNLGLHEISHLVAPVGLNEISERISSKIIPEISSQPIWFIPGVKNNADLVTSDNYEAMDMMRGEETEAIGVLDSNQLQGPALIALPGSHSKFVKIDQFNRIEGCITTIAGELLDIITKNTILANSLHDQFANEIDKEALLLGAKNNLQVGLARSCFSIRVLDMFGDLTINQKANILLGSILQEDLQAIKNSKALNLTKQTKIVICGKSILRDGLAELIKHDPYFIGEVITIDSTQTPLSLHGALAIAKHKNII; translated from the coding sequence ATGTATGTAGTTACAATTGACACGGGAACAACAAATACACGAATTTGTATTTGGAAAAATGATGCTGTTTTAGCTAAATCTTCACGTCCTATAGGTGTGAGAAATACGGCAATTACAGGAAATACTCATACTTTAATTAGCGCGATAAAAGAGGCTATTGAAGAAGCTTTAGAGCAAGCAAAAATTTCTTCTGATGAGCAAATTACTTATTTAGCCTCTGGAATGATCACCTCAAATTTAGGCTTACATGAAATCTCTCACTTAGTTGCACCTGTTGGGCTCAACGAAATCTCAGAAAGAATAAGTTCTAAAATTATACCGGAGATAAGCTCTCAACCTATTTGGTTTATTCCTGGTGTAAAGAATAATGCAGATTTAGTGACTTCAGATAATTATGAAGCTATGGATATGATGAGAGGTGAAGAAACCGAAGCAATAGGCGTTTTAGACTCTAATCAATTACAAGGACCTGCTCTTATAGCCCTACCAGGTTCACATTCTAAGTTTGTTAAGATCGATCAATTTAATCGTATTGAAGGTTGTATTACGACAATTGCGGGTGAGTTATTAGATATCATCACAAAAAATACTATTTTAGCAAACTCACTACACGATCAATTTGCTAATGAAATAGATAAAGAGGCCCTTTTACTTGGAGCAAAAAATAACCTGCAAGTTGGATTAGCACGTAGTTGTTTTTCAATTAGAGTACTAGATATGTTTGGCGATTTAACAATAAATCAAAAAGCAAATATCTTACTTGGCTCTATTTTACAAGAAGATCTGCAAGCAATAAAAAATAGCAAAGCACTCAACTTAACTAAACAGACCAAAATAGTGATTTGTGGAAAATCAATATTAAGGGATGGATTAGCTGAGTTAATTAAACACGATCCTTATTTCATCGGAGAAGTTATTACTATTGATAGTACACAAACACCACTTTCCCTACATGGTGCTTTAGCTATCGCTAAACACAAAAATATCATTTAG
- a CDS encoding MFS transporter, which translates to MMNNKNTVTKKRSNKRWFVVFLLLIGGIINYIDRASLSIAAPDMMKDLNLTNTDIGLMGSVFALIYAMCQLPSGWLVDRFGPKKIYAWAIALWSGATMLTGACSSLATLLFARGILGVTEAPCWPAAAKITATWFPKKERALATGFWDAASKWGPAIAPPILVAIIVPFGWRGLFYIAGLIGLVFVLLFLYLYHQPEKHPTISKEELDYIKEGGGGTEEKNSETEIKIKWASLFKFRCIWGMILGWFCYVWMMNIFTTFLPLYLMKTQNVELKSLGILASVPYFGGIVGAIAGGYISKWLIDRQIFKDSLIAKRATISIAALLAGATVVAVPFATSLMSTMVLLVIAMALLSAVSATGWALPGDVAPTSMVGSVGSIQNFGGYFAGSLSPLVTGLIADATGSYTLAFVSGGIIAGCAALCYWFIVKEPITPVKDL; encoded by the coding sequence ATGATGAATAATAAAAATACAGTAACAAAAAAGAGAAGCAATAAAAGATGGTTTGTTGTTTTTCTATTATTAATAGGCGGAATTATTAATTATATCGACAGGGCAAGTCTATCTATTGCCGCACCAGATATGATGAAAGATCTCAATTTAACAAATACTGATATTGGTTTAATGGGCTCAGTATTTGCATTAATTTATGCTATGTGCCAATTACCTTCAGGCTGGTTAGTTGACCGTTTCGGCCCTAAAAAAATATACGCTTGGGCTATTGCCCTATGGAGTGGTGCCACAATGCTGACTGGAGCTTGTAGTAGCTTAGCAACATTGCTATTTGCAAGAGGCATTTTAGGCGTAACGGAAGCACCATGCTGGCCCGCAGCTGCAAAAATCACAGCAACTTGGTTCCCTAAAAAAGAAAGAGCGCTTGCAACTGGTTTTTGGGATGCGGCTTCTAAATGGGGCCCTGCTATAGCGCCTCCAATTTTAGTCGCGATTATAGTTCCTTTTGGTTGGCGTGGCTTATTTTATATTGCGGGATTAATAGGTTTAGTTTTCGTATTATTATTTTTATACCTTTATCATCAACCAGAAAAACATCCAACAATTAGTAAAGAAGAATTAGATTATATTAAAGAAGGTGGCGGTGGCACTGAAGAAAAAAATAGTGAAACTGAAATCAAAATAAAATGGGCTTCATTATTTAAATTTCGCTGTATTTGGGGAATGATTTTAGGTTGGTTCTGTTATGTATGGATGATGAATATTTTCACTACCTTCTTGCCACTTTATTTAATGAAAACTCAAAACGTTGAATTAAAGTCATTAGGTATTTTAGCCAGCGTTCCTTATTTTGGTGGAATTGTCGGTGCTATTGCAGGTGGATATATTTCTAAATGGTTAATTGATCGTCAAATATTTAAAGATTCACTTATTGCTAAAAGAGCAACAATCAGTATTGCAGCATTATTAGCGGGTGCCACAGTTGTTGCTGTTCCTTTTGCAACCAGCTTAATGTCAACAATGGTGTTGTTGGTTATTGCGATGGCATTACTTTCAGCTGTATCTGCAACAGGATGGGCATTACCAGGTGATGTGGCTCCAACATCTATGGTTGGTTCTGTTGGTAGTATTCAAAATTTCGGAGGTTATTTTGCAGGATCATTATCACCACTCGTCACTGGACTTATTGCTGATGCGACAGGCTCATATACTCTTGCTTTTGTAAGTGGTGGAATTATTGCTGGCTGTGCAGCACTTTGTTACTGGTTTATTGTGAAAGAACCTATAACTCCTGTAAAAGATTTATAG
- a CDS encoding bifunctional 4-hydroxy-2-oxoglutarate aldolase/2-dehydro-3-deoxy-phosphogluconate aldolase produces MIKQRVIQAIDETGMIAIIRGYSSDEILPIAQALYEGGVRVIEVTCNSSNYLESISRLSKALGDKMWIGAGTVINPIMAQLVIDAGATFVLAPDFNPEVVKIVHEKQRLMIPAVVTPSEMLQAYRMGIDLLKLFPANGLGVDYLKEIMGPLNELAIIPVGGISLHNAAEFAAAGAIAVGVGSELVRKDLIASGEWDKLSEHTAYFMKTFKDGKNKA; encoded by the coding sequence ATGATTAAGCAGCGCGTTATTCAAGCTATAGATGAAACAGGGATGATTGCAATTATTCGAGGATATTCATCTGATGAAATTTTACCAATAGCGCAAGCTTTATATGAAGGTGGTGTGCGAGTCATTGAAGTGACTTGCAATAGCAGTAATTACTTAGAAAGTATTTCTCGTTTAAGTAAAGCTCTTGGCGATAAAATGTGGATTGGAGCAGGAACAGTCATTAATCCAATAATGGCTCAGTTAGTTATTGATGCTGGAGCTACTTTCGTTTTAGCACCCGATTTTAATCCTGAAGTTGTTAAAATAGTTCATGAAAAACAACGCCTAATGATCCCAGCTGTCGTAACGCCTTCTGAAATGTTACAAGCTTATCGTATGGGTATTGATTTATTAAAACTATTCCCAGCAAATGGATTGGGAGTCGATTATCTAAAAGAAATTATGGGGCCTTTAAATGAACTCGCAATTATTCCAGTAGGTGGAATATCACTACATAATGCAGCCGAATTCGCCGCTGCAGGTGCAATTGCTGTTGGTGTTGGTAGTGAACTTGTTAGAAAAGATCTTATTGCATCAGGCGAATGGGATAAATTAAGCGAGCATACCGCTTATTTTATGAAAACATTTAAAGACGGTAAGAATAAAGCTTAA